The genomic window GGGTCAAGCAACCTTTGATCGCCGCAATCGAGTCGGGGCGGCGGCACCCGTCGCAACCGTCGCGGGCAGCGATCGATGGCGCTGTGGCGATGCGCCCCTCGGTGGCGCTGGCCGCACGACGCCAGCAGGTTCGGGACATCTTCGCCCGTGCGGGTCTTCCGGAGCCCACGGTGTTCGGGTCCGTGGCGCGTGGCTGCGATCGCACCGACTCCGACATCGACTTGATGGTGGACTTCACTGATCGACACGACATCGTCGACCTGTTGACGCTGGAGGCCGAGCTCTCGGCCCTGCTCACCTTTCCGGTGGATCTGGTCGACGCCCGGATGCGCGGCGTGGTCACGGGCAGCG from Janibacter cremeus includes these protein-coding regions:
- a CDS encoding helix-turn-helix domain-containing protein; translated protein: MADDYARFLRERRAILSMSQRDLAQASGVKQPLIAAIESGRRHPSQPSRAAIDGAVAMRPSVALAARRQQVRDIFARAGLPEPTVFGSVARGCDRTDSDIDLMVDFTDRHDIVDLLTLEAELSALLTFPVDLVDARMRGVVTGSGAIEAVAL